Part of the candidate division WOR-3 bacterium genome, GATCAGTGCCGGTTGACCAATATGATCGTGGATCATCACCTGTTGCGAGATCTTAACTGGAGCGATTATGTGGGTTGCTTCAGCAAAACAAAAAGAGGTTTGAACGTATGCTCAGCCGCCGGTTTTCTTGGAAAAGAAGAGGACCAACTTGAGGCGAAACGTAAGGACATGTACAATGGTCAACCATACTGAAGACCAAAATGTGGATAAATTTGTAAAAGCTGTGGATAAGTTATTTGCATGGAATTTCGAGCCTTTCTAGTTAATTTTAATTCACAATATTATGGGTTATCCACAAACTCCTGCAATAACGCAGATTCTTAACAACATTATTTCAGGGCGATTTTTGGAGAACTAATGAAGAAAACCGACCTCAATGATATTGACGAGCTCCGGAAAAGTTATATAGGGATGCGTGATGAAATCGGCAAACTTATCATCGGTCAGAAAGAAGTGATCGACCAGGTCCTGGCGTGTCTGTTTTGTAATGGCCATTCTTTGATAATAGGGGTGCCGGGCCTGGCAAAAACGATGCTTGTCAATACTATCGCGGACATCCTTGCCCTTACATTTAACCGGATCCAGTTCACCCCTGATCTAATGCCCGCCGACATAACCGGCACGCAGGTAATTGAGGAAGATCTGAGCACCGGCCGAAGAAATTTCCGTTTTGTCAAGGGGCCTATTTTTGCAAATGTCATTCTGGCCGATGAGATCAACCGCGCTCCACCCAAAACGCAATCGGCTTTGCTGCAGGCAATGCAGGAATACAAGGTCACTTATGGCGGTGAGACACACAGTCTGTCCTTGCCTTTCTTTGTGCTGGCAACACAGAACCCGATCGAGCAGGAGGGCACTTACCCACTGCCTGAGGCACAGCTAGACCGCTTCATGTTCACGATTTTCATAGAATATCCATCCTCAGAGGAAGAGGTCGAGATCGTCCGGACCACAACTTCGGCTTATGAGGTCGATCTGGAGAAAGTGCTCGACGGGAGCAAAGTCCTCCGTTTTCAGAAACTAATAAGGAAAATGCCGGTTGCTGATGATATCATCGAAAAAGTGGTCCGGCTGGTTTCCTTGACCAGGCCGAATCATGCGAGTGCTCCACAAAATGTGAGGAATTATGTCAGTTGGGGCGCAGGACCACGTGCTTCCCAGTATCTCATCCTGGGCGCGAAGGCCGTTGCTGCCCTTGACGGTCGGTACTCACCAAACCTCGAGGACGTTAGAAGCGTTGCCCGGCCGGTATTGAGGCACCGGGTCATCACCAATTTCGCCGCCGAAGCTGAAGGGGTGAAGTCGGACAACATAATCGAAGAGCTTCTGCAAGCTCTCTGATTTCAGCGTGGTCTATTTGATGATTATTGAAGGATTCAGATTGAACAAGACAGTAAGTACTCCGATAAATACAAAATAAATCACGAAAACACGCTTCTCACTGAGAGGCTTCTGGATGCATACATGGCCGCTGGCCAGACCCAGGGGGATGCAAATGGCAAAGAGCAATGAATATTGAAGTATGACTGCCACGGAAACGTAGGATAGTAATATCAGTACAGCATTTACGAGTCTCCCTCTTTCAAGTCCAATCAAGGTAAACAGCGTCGTTGTGTCTGTTCTGCGGTCACCTTGATAGTCTGCAAGGTCTCGGAAGTTCAGGGCTAGAAAAAGAGGTACCATGATGAATAATGACGCTCTCAGAGGAAATGATAGAAATGGCCTCGATGCTTCGTAGAGACTGTATCCGGCGATCGCTGCGAGTAATGCCCCCAGCGCAAGCAGGAATATCGATAGTGGATAGAAGCGTTTCAGCCGAAATGGTTTCGAGGAATATGCAAAGTGCAGGATATTGCCGAGTATGACAATAAGCAGGGTGCGGTAGCCGGTACCCAGTGCCAGCAAAATGGAGATCACGAGGCACACTACTGCAATTTGCAGGTATGCCCCCACTGAAACGTATCCGCAATTGATCGGTGTGCGTCTTTTTACTATCGCATCAGCCCTGACGTCGTT contains:
- a CDS encoding MoxR family ATPase; this translates as MKKTDLNDIDELRKSYIGMRDEIGKLIIGQKEVIDQVLACLFCNGHSLIIGVPGLAKTMLVNTIADILALTFNRIQFTPDLMPADITGTQVIEEDLSTGRRNFRFVKGPIFANVILADEINRAPPKTQSALLQAMQEYKVTYGGETHSLSLPFFVLATQNPIEQEGTYPLPEAQLDRFMFTIFIEYPSSEEEVEIVRTTTSAYEVDLEKVLDGSKVLRFQKLIRKMPVADDIIEKVVRLVSLTRPNHASAPQNVRNYVSWGAGPRASQYLILGAKAVAALDGRYSPNLEDVRSVARPVLRHRVITNFAAEAEGVKSDNIIEELLQAL
- a CDS encoding UbiA family prenyltransferase, with the protein product MIRIIRCLFFGSRPYIAVHYLFPTAFGIFLGAKTFNEPIYLLNSCLILLSVFFSFQASVILNDVNDVRADAIVKRRTPINCGYVSVGAYLQIAVVCLVISILLALGTGYRTLLIVILGNILHFAYSSKPFRLKRFYPLSIFLLALGALLAAIAGYSLYEASRPFLSFPLRASLFIMVPLFLALNFRDLADYQGDRRTDTTTLFTLIGLERGRLVNAVLILLSYVSVAVILQYSLLFAICIPLGLASGHVCIQKPLSEKRVFVIYFVFIGVLTVLFNLNPSIIIK